A single Calidifontibacter indicus DNA region contains:
- the crtI gene encoding phytoene desaturase family protein, with amino-acid sequence MTAGTGSRRVVVIGGGIAGLATAGLLAAQGHDVDLLEKNDVLGGRVGSLERDGFRFDTGASWYLMPEVFEHFFELLGTTVENELDLVRLDPSYRVFFQDHPGSVDVRPDRDVNRAVFESLEPGAGKSLDAYLSSAQDTYDTAMRRFLYSNFDSTASFFGTDVIRRSPKLSRLLTQSLQGFVADRFSDNRIRQILGYPAVFLGSSPDRAPSMYHLMSRLDIAGSVLYPQGGFTELIRVIAALAEKHGARLHTGSAVTRILTDGSTKPTVTGVEHLSADGAASVIEADVVVGATDLHHLETTLLPEKQQTHPEKAWTKRSPGPGAVLALLGVEGEMPQLPHHSLFFTADWKQNFGDIFGKAARVPEPASIYVCKPSATDLSVAPEGHENLFVLIPVPADTEIGHGGPEGTGDEQVERAVDAALDQITQWADVPDLRERIVVRHTIGPADFADDYNAWRGGALGLEHTLRQSAFLRPSNVSSKVDGLYYAGASTVPGVGLPMCLISAELVLKRLTGDRSSSPTLVDGR; translated from the coding sequence ATGACGGCGGGTACCGGTTCGCGACGGGTCGTGGTCATCGGTGGTGGGATCGCCGGTCTGGCCACTGCGGGTCTGCTCGCGGCCCAGGGCCACGACGTCGATCTGTTGGAGAAGAACGACGTACTGGGCGGCCGCGTCGGCAGCCTGGAGCGGGACGGTTTCCGGTTCGACACCGGCGCGTCCTGGTACCTGATGCCCGAAGTGTTCGAGCACTTCTTCGAGCTTCTCGGCACCACCGTCGAGAACGAACTCGACCTGGTCCGGCTCGACCCGAGCTATCGAGTGTTCTTCCAGGATCACCCCGGGTCCGTCGACGTCCGTCCGGACCGCGATGTCAACCGGGCCGTCTTCGAGTCGCTGGAGCCGGGCGCGGGCAAGAGCCTGGACGCTTACCTGTCGTCGGCGCAGGACACGTACGACACGGCGATGCGCCGCTTCCTCTACTCCAACTTCGATTCGACGGCGTCGTTCTTCGGCACCGACGTCATCCGGCGCAGTCCGAAACTGTCCCGGTTGCTGACCCAGTCGCTCCAAGGGTTCGTCGCGGATCGCTTCAGCGACAATCGAATTCGTCAGATCCTGGGATACCCGGCGGTCTTCCTCGGTTCTTCACCGGATCGCGCGCCGAGCATGTACCACCTGATGAGCCGGCTCGACATCGCCGGATCGGTGCTCTACCCACAGGGTGGTTTCACCGAACTCATCCGCGTGATCGCGGCGCTTGCCGAGAAGCACGGAGCCCGGTTGCACACAGGCTCGGCTGTCACCCGGATTCTGACCGACGGGTCCACCAAGCCCACCGTGACCGGCGTCGAGCACCTCAGCGCGGATGGCGCAGCGTCCGTGATCGAGGCCGACGTCGTCGTCGGTGCGACCGATCTGCACCACCTGGAGACCACCCTGCTCCCCGAGAAGCAGCAGACCCACCCGGAGAAGGCGTGGACCAAGCGCTCACCCGGGCCCGGTGCGGTGCTCGCCCTCCTCGGTGTGGAAGGTGAGATGCCGCAGCTGCCACATCACTCCTTGTTCTTCACCGCGGACTGGAAACAGAATTTCGGCGACATCTTCGGCAAAGCTGCGCGCGTCCCCGAACCCGCGTCCATTTATGTCTGCAAGCCGTCGGCGACCGACCTGAGCGTGGCCCCCGAGGGGCACGAGAACCTGTTCGTGCTGATTCCTGTCCCTGCCGACACCGAGATCGGCCACGGCGGCCCGGAAGGCACCGGCGACGAGCAGGTCGAGCGAGCCGTCGATGCGGCCCTCGACCAAATTACGCAGTGGGCGGACGTACCCGATCTGCGGGAACGAATCGTGGTGCGGCACACCATCGGTCCGGCCGACTTCGCCGACGACTACAACGCCTGGCGCGGCGGCGCGCTCGGTCTGGAGCACACGCTGCGCCAGAGCGCCTTCCTGCGCCCGTCGAACGTGTCGTCGAAAGTGGACGGGCTCTACTACGCGGGTGCCAGCACGGTGCCGGGCGTCGGACTACCGATGTGCCTGATCAGCGCCGAACTCGTGCTCAAGCGCCTCACCGGCGATCGGTCCAGTTCCCCGACCCTGGTGGACGGTCGATGA
- a CDS encoding phytoene/squalene synthase family protein, with product MRSVHGTNELYDSVARDCADLVIRRYSSSFGMASRLLREPVRCHVRNVYALVRIADEIVDNPDAGLGSTERSAMLDALLADVRQSLVTGYSANLIVHAFALTARACDIGDDLIDPFFASMARDLDPAPHTLESIDRYVYGSAEVVGLMCLRVFLATEADRSARYDELAPGARRLGAAFQNINFLRDLAQDTDTLDRGYFPGVDPDNFTDADRDRILNDIDADLAAAQNAIDHLPPSSRRAVQVAHDTFAELGVRLRATPAEQIRRERVRVPGHVKLRIAGNAVRQDLR from the coding sequence ATGAGGAGTGTTCACGGCACGAACGAGCTCTACGACTCGGTGGCCCGAGACTGTGCCGACCTGGTGATCCGCCGGTATTCCAGCTCGTTCGGGATGGCATCCCGGCTGCTGCGTGAGCCGGTGCGATGCCACGTCCGCAACGTGTACGCACTGGTCCGGATCGCCGACGAGATCGTCGACAACCCGGATGCGGGCCTGGGCAGCACCGAGCGCTCGGCCATGCTGGACGCGCTCCTCGCCGACGTCCGTCAGTCCCTGGTCACCGGCTACAGCGCAAACCTCATCGTGCACGCCTTCGCGCTGACCGCTCGGGCCTGCGACATCGGCGATGACCTCATCGACCCCTTCTTCGCATCGATGGCGCGTGACCTCGACCCCGCACCGCACACCCTCGAAAGCATCGACCGTTATGTCTACGGGTCGGCGGAGGTCGTCGGGCTGATGTGCCTACGGGTGTTCCTGGCAACCGAGGCGGACCGGTCCGCGCGGTACGACGAACTGGCGCCGGGGGCGCGACGGCTCGGCGCCGCGTTCCAGAACATCAACTTCCTGCGCGACCTTGCCCAGGACACCGATACGCTCGACCGTGGCTACTTCCCCGGGGTCGACCCCGACAACTTCACCGACGCCGATCGCGACCGCATCCTGAACGACATCGACGCCGACCTCGCGGCCGCCCAGAACGCCATCGACCACCTCCCCCCGTCCAGCCGACGAGCCGTCCAGGTCGCACACGACACGTTCGCCGAACTCGGCGTCCGTCTACGCGCCACGCCGGCCGAGCAGATCCGACGCGAACGGGTTCGTGTGCCCGGACACGTCAAGCTGCGCATCGCCGGCAATGCCGTTCGTCAGGACCTGCGATGA
- a CDS encoding polyprenyl synthetase family protein, whose translation MATQTGTRPAACHWRDTAAADRALSAMLGDGRSRAALRSPDHTRLWNALEDASIGGKRFRPALVRAAHDTFDGTEHEAVAQVGAAIELLHTAFVIQDDVIDGDDIRRGRPNVSGTFRTWAREHGADEDAAAELAFTAGILAGDLAMATALRAIATCGVSPAVTNRLLDLFDTALQITTAGELADVRLSLGLEPASTDASLAMAEHKTSAYSFSLPLQAGALLAGAGADIVQECDVVGRHLGVAFQLADDLLGVFGNPDLTLKSTTCDLRTRKQTPLLSHARSTDEWDEIDSHLGRDLGDAELAEVRRLLTRNGSREFVTGLMHEHLRLAHAHITALGLPTELPAIITDSLTLLLDDSEAA comes from the coding sequence ATGGCCACTCAGACCGGTACTCGGCCGGCTGCTTGTCATTGGCGCGACACCGCGGCCGCCGACCGGGCCCTTTCGGCGATGCTCGGGGATGGGCGCAGCAGGGCCGCTTTGAGGAGCCCGGACCACACGCGTCTGTGGAATGCACTCGAGGACGCGAGCATCGGAGGAAAGCGATTCCGACCGGCTCTCGTCCGTGCCGCTCACGACACGTTCGACGGCACCGAGCACGAGGCTGTCGCACAGGTCGGTGCGGCGATCGAATTACTGCACACCGCCTTCGTCATCCAGGACGACGTCATCGACGGGGATGACATCCGTCGCGGGCGTCCGAACGTCAGTGGCACCTTCCGCACCTGGGCTCGAGAGCACGGCGCGGACGAGGACGCAGCCGCCGAACTCGCCTTCACCGCAGGTATTCTCGCCGGAGATCTGGCCATGGCCACCGCGTTGCGCGCGATCGCCACCTGCGGCGTCTCCCCCGCCGTCACGAACCGTCTGCTCGACCTGTTCGACACTGCGCTGCAGATCACGACCGCGGGTGAACTGGCCGACGTCCGCCTCTCGCTCGGACTGGAACCGGCATCCACCGACGCCAGCCTGGCGATGGCAGAACACAAGACGAGCGCCTACTCCTTCTCCCTTCCGTTGCAGGCGGGCGCGCTGCTGGCAGGTGCCGGAGCCGACATCGTGCAGGAGTGCGATGTCGTCGGGCGCCACCTCGGCGTCGCCTTCCAGCTCGCCGACGACCTGCTGGGTGTGTTCGGCAATCCGGATCTGACCCTTAAGAGCACGACCTGCGATCTGCGCACCCGCAAGCAGACCCCGCTGCTGAGCCACGCACGTTCCACCGACGAGTGGGACGAGATCGACAGTCATCTCGGACGCGACCTCGGCGACGCCGAGCTGGCAGAAGTGCGCCGACTGCTCACCCGAAACGGCTCACGAGAGTTCGTGACCGGCTTGATGCACGAGCACCTGCGCCTCGCGCACGCGCACATCACGGCGCTCGGCCTGCCCACGGAACTGCCGGCGATCATCACCGACAGCCTCACCCTGCTGCTCGACGACAGCGAAGCGGCATGA
- a CDS encoding MerR family transcriptional regulator: MAIEPSMRIGRLAELVGVSSDVLRVWERRYGLFEPERTPGGYRLYSEADLDLARRVLALREKGVPISAAVSAVTQGRPIRSASAEQGLQLRRELEAAAGEFDEFTFVSVLDRAIDEFGVADTIHDILMPHLQQVGTEWEAGRISVAQEHFVSHIVRRRVGALARLVDDADAPIAVLACPPKELHDIPLLALGVLMSDAGWRVRYLGSNTPLKDLYGACERLDPDLIIMSGTRRTVFEARAGALRRLSQRWPMAIGGRGATPSVAAVIGADRLPEHLRDSAEFLLTSRDQYRRPAAGQ; encoded by the coding sequence GTGGCTATTGAACCTAGCATGCGCATCGGGCGCCTCGCCGAACTCGTCGGCGTCTCGAGCGATGTACTTCGCGTATGGGAGCGCCGGTACGGGCTGTTCGAGCCCGAGCGCACGCCCGGAGGATACCGCCTGTACTCCGAGGCCGACCTCGACCTCGCGCGCCGGGTGCTCGCCTTGCGGGAGAAAGGCGTGCCGATTTCGGCCGCCGTTTCCGCAGTCACCCAGGGCCGGCCGATCCGCTCGGCGAGCGCGGAACAGGGGTTGCAACTGCGGCGGGAACTCGAGGCTGCTGCAGGTGAATTCGACGAGTTCACGTTCGTGTCGGTGCTCGACCGCGCTATCGACGAGTTCGGTGTCGCCGATACCATTCACGACATTCTGATGCCGCACCTGCAGCAGGTGGGCACGGAATGGGAAGCGGGTCGGATCAGCGTCGCGCAGGAACACTTCGTCAGCCATATCGTTCGTCGACGGGTCGGCGCGCTGGCCAGGCTGGTGGACGACGCGGACGCTCCCATCGCGGTGCTGGCCTGCCCGCCCAAGGAGTTGCACGACATCCCGCTGCTCGCCCTCGGCGTCCTGATGTCCGATGCCGGATGGCGGGTGCGTTACCTCGGCAGCAACACCCCGCTGAAGGACCTCTACGGAGCATGCGAACGACTCGACCCCGACCTCATCATCATGTCGGGCACCCGGCGCACCGTCTTCGAGGCCCGTGCAGGAGCCCTGCGTCGGCTCTCGCAACGCTGGCCGATGGCCATCGGGGGACGAGGCGCGACGCCCTCGGTCGCCGCCGTGATCGGTGCCGACCGCTTGCCCGAACACCTCCGAGACTCAGCCGAATTCCTGCTGACGTCCCGGGATCAATATCGCCGGCCCGCCGCCGGTCAGTAG
- a CDS encoding tryptophan-rich sensory protein has translation MNSSRLALVTGATGHVGGRLVPALLDAGFRVRVLSRHPDSLASAWAERVEAVEGDASEPADLAKSLADVDVAYYLLHSMDGEGDFEERDREMASRFASAAKKSGVDRMVYLSGLHPSGELSPHLASRVEVGKILLDSGVPTAVLQAGTVIGEGSASFEMLRHLSERLPLVIAPRWLKSKIQPICDDDVIHYLVGAADLPQEVNRAFDIAGPDVLTYADMMRRYASAIGLPKRRIATVPVLTPNLAGHWVGLVTPVSAGVAKPLAGSLVHDAVASENDIDEYVSPPEGGLAGFEESVHRATKDVDTRAWSRSVKTSAAIVGVTALVGSLLTDPNSRWYKSLDLPPWQPPAWAFPVVWSALYAGTTVASAAAIAELPEPQANSFKTALVANMVLNAGWSGVFFRAHRPVAATVVAGALAASSADLARRAGASPGTLRKLTLGSYAAWCTFATALSGEIARRNH, from the coding sequence ATGAACTCGTCCCGTCTTGCCCTGGTCACCGGAGCAACCGGCCACGTCGGCGGCCGTTTGGTGCCGGCACTGCTCGACGCGGGTTTCCGCGTGCGGGTGCTCAGTCGTCACCCCGATTCACTTGCGTCGGCATGGGCCGAGCGCGTGGAAGCAGTCGAGGGTGACGCCTCCGAACCTGCTGACCTGGCGAAGTCTCTCGCCGACGTCGACGTCGCGTACTACCTGCTGCACTCAATGGACGGCGAGGGTGACTTCGAGGAACGCGACCGAGAAATGGCGTCCAGATTCGCCTCTGCTGCAAAGAAGTCCGGCGTCGACCGGATGGTCTACCTGAGCGGACTGCACCCTTCTGGCGAATTGTCGCCGCACCTCGCATCGCGGGTGGAGGTCGGCAAGATCCTGCTCGACTCCGGTGTGCCGACCGCCGTGCTGCAGGCCGGCACCGTGATCGGCGAGGGATCGGCGTCCTTCGAGATGCTGCGTCACCTGTCCGAGCGACTGCCGCTGGTCATCGCTCCCCGCTGGCTGAAGAGCAAGATCCAGCCGATCTGCGACGACGACGTCATCCATTACCTCGTCGGCGCGGCTGACTTGCCGCAGGAGGTGAACCGCGCCTTCGACATCGCCGGCCCGGACGTGCTCACCTACGCCGACATGATGCGCCGGTATGCGTCCGCAATCGGGTTGCCAAAAAGGCGGATTGCGACGGTTCCGGTGCTCACGCCGAACCTCGCCGGTCATTGGGTCGGGCTCGTCACCCCCGTGTCGGCAGGGGTCGCCAAGCCGTTGGCCGGGAGCCTGGTGCATGACGCAGTTGCGTCGGAGAACGACATCGACGAGTACGTGTCACCGCCCGAGGGTGGCCTCGCCGGGTTCGAGGAGTCGGTGCACCGCGCGACCAAGGACGTCGACACCCGCGCGTGGTCGCGTTCGGTCAAGACCTCCGCGGCGATCGTGGGGGTAACAGCCCTCGTGGGTTCGTTGCTGACCGACCCGAACAGCCGCTGGTACAAGAGCCTCGACCTGCCGCCGTGGCAGCCGCCGGCCTGGGCCTTCCCGGTGGTGTGGAGCGCGCTCTACGCAGGTACGACAGTGGCGTCGGCAGCCGCCATCGCCGAACTGCCTGAGCCGCAGGCGAACTCGTTCAAAACGGCGCTCGTGGCCAACATGGTGCTCAACGCCGGGTGGAGCGGCGTGTTCTTCCGGGCGCACCGACCCGTCGCTGCCACGGTTGTGGCCGGTGCACTGGCGGCCAGTAGCGCCGATCTGGCTCGCCGCGCCGGCGCATCGCCGGGCACTCTGCGCAAGCTGACGCTCGGGTCGTACGCCGCGTGGTGCACCTTCGCCACGGCACTCAGTGGGGAGATCGCTCGGCGCAACCACTGA
- the purB gene encoding adenylosuccinate lyase: protein MRSLAEAQPPIALGALDGRYRAAVAALVDHLSEAALNRQRVNVEVEWLIHLTSQGAVPGVRPLTEAEQHQLRAVVEDFDLDDVAELAEIERETVHDVKAVEYYLKRRLTAVVGADDAKGLAELIHFACTSEDINNLSYALMVQGATQQVWLPRATALVEAIATMARDLKDVPLLAHTHGQPATPTTMGKELAVLAHRLGRQVRRIERAEYLGKINGATGTYGAHTAAVPSTDWVAISRSFVESLGLTWNPLTTQIESHDWQAELYADIARFNRILHNLCTDVWTYISMGYFAQVRGQGTVGSSTMPHKVNPIRFENAEANLEVSNALLDVLASTLVQSRLQRDLTDSSMQRNIGTAFGHSLLAIDNAGRGLAGLDAVPEAMAADLDANWEVLGEPIQSAMRALGAQGVPGMEQPYERLKELTRGRRINQADLQEFVRGLGLPEEVQARFLELTPASYVGLAPQLVAYLEQPTAQP from the coding sequence ATGCGCTCCCTCGCCGAAGCCCAGCCGCCCATCGCCCTTGGCGCCCTCGACGGTCGTTACCGCGCCGCGGTCGCGGCACTGGTCGACCACCTCTCCGAGGCCGCGCTCAACCGGCAGCGGGTCAACGTCGAGGTCGAGTGGCTGATCCACCTCACCTCCCAGGGTGCGGTGCCCGGCGTCCGCCCGCTCACCGAGGCCGAGCAGCACCAGTTGCGCGCGGTCGTCGAGGACTTCGACCTCGACGACGTCGCCGAGCTCGCCGAGATCGAGCGCGAGACCGTGCACGACGTGAAGGCGGTCGAGTACTACCTCAAGCGGCGCCTCACGGCCGTCGTCGGCGCGGACGACGCCAAGGGCCTGGCCGAGCTCATCCACTTCGCGTGCACCAGCGAAGACATCAACAACCTGTCCTACGCGCTGATGGTGCAGGGCGCCACGCAGCAGGTGTGGTTGCCGCGCGCGACGGCGCTGGTCGAGGCGATCGCCACCATGGCGCGCGACCTCAAGGACGTGCCGCTGCTCGCCCACACCCACGGTCAGCCGGCCACCCCCACCACCATGGGCAAGGAGCTCGCGGTGCTCGCCCACCGCCTCGGCCGCCAGGTGCGCCGCATCGAGCGCGCCGAGTATCTCGGCAAGATCAACGGCGCCACCGGCACGTACGGCGCGCACACCGCCGCCGTCCCCAGCACCGACTGGGTGGCGATCAGCCGCTCGTTCGTCGAGTCGCTCGGGCTCACCTGGAACCCGCTCACCACGCAGATCGAGAGCCACGACTGGCAGGCCGAGCTCTACGCCGACATCGCGCGGTTCAACCGCATCCTGCACAACCTGTGCACCGACGTCTGGACCTACATCTCGATGGGCTACTTCGCCCAGGTGCGCGGCCAGGGCACGGTCGGGTCGTCGACGATGCCGCACAAGGTCAACCCGATCCGTTTCGAGAACGCCGAGGCCAACCTCGAGGTGAGCAACGCGCTGCTCGACGTGCTGGCCTCGACGCTCGTGCAGTCGCGGTTGCAGCGTGACCTCACCGACTCCTCGATGCAGCGCAACATCGGCACGGCGTTCGGCCACTCGCTGCTCGCCATCGACAACGCCGGACGCGGGCTCGCCGGTCTCGACGCCGTGCCGGAGGCGATGGCCGCCGACCTCGACGCCAACTGGGAGGTGCTCGGCGAACCGATCCAGTCGGCGATGCGCGCGCTCGGCGCGCAGGGCGTGCCCGGCATGGAGCAGCCCTACGAGCGGCTCAAGGAACTCACCCGCGGCCGCCGCATCAACCAAGCCGACCTTCAGGAGTTCGTGCGCGGCCTCGGCTTGCCCGAAGAGGTGCAGGCGCGTTTCCTCGAACTCACTCCGGCAAGCTACGTCGGCCTCGCGCCGCAGCTCGTCGCCTACCTGGAGCAGCCGACGGCGCAGCCGTGA
- a CDS encoding VOC family protein — protein MTVHDGVLPDGSPCWVECAYEEAHRGLHHAKDFYGRLFGWHIVDAPAEQGHYTICLKDDRPAAAITVAQDKNAPTVWTTYLASSDVDAAAQRVTAAGGTVLMGPQDVPGAGRAAFCADPSGGTFGIWQAGDFTGYGRSGEAGAIAAHTLLTRDLDGAKKFYAEVFGYRYVDETEFGVRVDLPEGSIPCNIHAASQLPDDVNASWLPHFGVAERDSSAQMAEELDGYILMSFETPAGREAIAQAKHGELFGLLEVDDA, from the coding sequence ATGACTGTGCACGACGGAGTGCTGCCCGACGGGTCGCCCTGCTGGGTGGAGTGCGCCTACGAGGAAGCGCACCGCGGGCTGCACCACGCCAAGGACTTCTACGGCCGACTGTTCGGGTGGCACATCGTCGATGCGCCCGCCGAGCAGGGTCACTACACGATCTGTCTCAAGGACGACCGTCCGGCGGCTGCGATCACGGTCGCCCAGGACAAGAACGCCCCGACGGTCTGGACGACCTACCTCGCGTCGTCCGACGTCGACGCCGCCGCGCAGCGGGTCACCGCGGCCGGCGGCACGGTGCTCATGGGTCCGCAGGACGTGCCCGGCGCGGGTCGAGCGGCCTTCTGCGCCGACCCCAGCGGCGGCACCTTCGGCATCTGGCAGGCCGGTGACTTCACCGGTTACGGCCGCTCGGGTGAGGCCGGCGCGATCGCCGCGCACACCCTGCTCACCCGCGACCTCGACGGCGCGAAGAAGTTCTACGCCGAGGTGTTCGGCTACCGCTACGTCGACGAGACCGAGTTCGGTGTGCGGGTCGACCTGCCCGAGGGTTCGATCCCGTGCAACATCCACGCCGCGTCCCAGCTGCCCGACGACGTCAACGCCTCCTGGTTGCCGCATTTCGGTGTGGCAGAACGTGATTCGTCGGCCCAGATGGCGGAGGAGCTCGACGGCTACATCCTGATGAGCTTCGAGACGCCCGCCGGCCGCGAGGCGATCGCCCAGGCCAAGCACGGTGAGCTGTTCGGGTTGCTCGAGGTCGACGACGCCTGA
- a CDS encoding DUF1232 domain-containing protein produces MPADAATRRLLASDPFSRCRRTADVTVASAEDLRTLLAEVELKLIESEFLRSTAMSVHIDIAAAVVEAFLEGEESLEALDPAREARLRLVVSGLHYLVMEQDLVPDGGPHGYADDLAVMRWVTRVVAGGEGHPVDELNGY; encoded by the coding sequence ATGCCTGCTGATGCCGCGACCCGGCGCCTGCTCGCGTCTGATCCGTTCAGTCGATGTCGCCGAACGGCTGACGTGACGGTGGCGAGCGCCGAAGACCTACGCACCCTGCTGGCAGAGGTCGAGCTGAAGCTGATCGAGTCCGAATTTCTGCGCAGCACAGCGATGTCCGTGCACATCGACATCGCGGCCGCAGTGGTCGAGGCGTTCCTGGAAGGCGAGGAGAGCCTCGAGGCGCTCGACCCGGCGCGGGAGGCCCGGCTGCGGCTCGTCGTGTCGGGGCTGCACTACCTGGTGATGGAGCAAGACCTGGTGCCGGACGGCGGCCCGCACGGGTATGCCGACGACCTTGCGGTGATGCGTTGGGTGACCCGCGTGGTCGCCGGCGGCGAAGGCCACCCGGTCGACGAATTGAACG